The following nucleotide sequence is from Acidovorax radicis.
GAGACGCCCACCGACAGCGAAACATCTACGGGCGACAAGGTTCCATCTTCCAAATTTGCTCAGAAGCTCGGACTAAAAACGGCGCAACTTCTGGATCGCGCAACCGAGTTGGGATACTTGATTCAGCAGGGTGACAAACATGCGTTGAGCCCCAAGGGCGAACAGGCTGGCGTCGAGTTCGTCGCCAAATCCCGGTTTGGCCCGTATTTCTTATGGCCACAGGATTTGGTGCTCTCCTCATAGAAGACTTAGAAGCAGTTTGCTTCACATTTCATAGCGCCTTGCGCTTAAGCAGTAAGCGCGAGGGGCCTAAATCTCTTACGAAACCCGCTTGGTTCGTATCTGAACATTCGACAAGGTCACACCATCAGGCCTGACTAGAGGTAACTCTTTCACCTCTAGATACTTAAGAGAACGCACCAGCTCACTCAGCTTTTTGAACCCGTAGTTTCGGGGATCGAAAGCAGGGTTGATCTTGCTGATATGGCTCCCCACGCCGCCAAGTGCCGCCCAGCCATCTTCACGGGCATTGGCATCAATGGCTGCAATGATCAAGGGCTGCAATGTACGAACATCGGCCACAGCAACAGGCTCTACCTTAGGTTCATCCTTTTCGAGTACCTGCTCTGTCCGCAAGATTTCGGTATAGATGAACTTATCGCATGCAGCCACAAAGGGCTCGGGGGTTTTACGTTCGCCAAAGCCGTAAACCACTTTGCCTTCTTCGCGGATGCGAGTGGCTAACCGAGTGAAGTCGCTATCGCTGCTGACCAAACAAAAACCGTCCACGGTGTCGTCGTGCAGCACGTCCATCGCATCAATGATCAGCGAGGCATCGGTCGAGTTCTTACCGCTGGTGTAGCTGAACTGCTGGATGGGCTGAATCGCCAGTTTGTGCAGAACATCTTTCCACCCCTTGAGGTTGGTAGTGGTCCAGTCGCCGTATGCGCGTTTGATGGTGGCCGTGCCATAACGCGAAACTTCGGCCAGCAGTTCTTGAACGACCGACGCTTGCGCGTTGTCTGCATCGATCAGTACGGCAAGTTTTTGGTTGGTGTTGGTCGCCATGTCTCTCCCTGTGTTTTCAGGCATGTTAACGGCCCAATATCTCAGCGCTACAGTGCTGCTTTGTATTTCAGCCTCCATGGAGCCACCATGACAACCACTGCAGAAGCGCTGAGCGCCCAAGCCGCCCAACTGCCCCCAGCAGAGCGGATCGAATTGGTGGTGCGCATCCTCGACAGCTTGGACCAAACCGATGGGGCAATGGACACACTGTGGGCCAAAGAGGCAGGCGACCGGCTGACCGCCTACCGCCGGAGCGAGGTCAAGGCGGTGAGCTTGTCAGATGCCATCGAAAAACACCAAGTTAACAACATGCGCGCTGCATCTGTCCCGACCACACCAGCCTCAGACCTCGCCCAAGCGGCATTGGCCGCCTTGTCCCGTGCAGGCTTGCGCGCAGCTGAGGATGCGTTGCGCGCCAACACCCACATGGTGGTGGCGGTCGACGGCAAGGTGCTGTATGAAAGCCCGCAGGACTATCTACGCAAGCGCGACGAGCCCGCGACACAGCCAAACGCCAAGCCCCGCGCCTGATCGGAAACACCCACATGCACCCTGCCATCGCACAACACCGCTCCGGCATTGCTGCCATCTGCCAGCGCTATGGCATTCAGCGGCTGGAGGTGTTTGGTTCGGCTGCGCGGGCCAGTGACTTTGACCCGGCCCACGGTGATGCTGACTTTCTGGTGGAGTTTGCGCCGGGCGTCGAGCCGGGGCTCCAGTCATTTTTTGGTGCCAAGGCTGACCTGGAGGCCCTGCTGGGCCGGGGCGTGGACTTGGTGGAGCCGGGCGCGGTGCGCAACCCCTATATGCTGGCCAGCATCAACCGGTATCGCGCGATCATCTTTTCCGCAGAAGATTAGCTATCCGTTTAGTAGCTGCTAGCGCAATCTCTATAAGCGCTAGAGGCCGATTTGACCTAAAAAACCGCAGCGCCGCTAAACTCCAAACCATGCGCCCCTCCGAAGCCCTTTCCCTCCACCGCTCGCAAATCCGCGAGATCGCGCTGCGCCACCGTGTGAGCAGCGTGCGGGTGTTTGGCTCGGCGCTGCATGGGGACGACACTGCCGACAGCGACTTGGACCTGTTGGTAGAGCCCACCGCGCAAACCACGCTGATGGACATTGGTGCGATCCGGTTTGAGCTGAAACAGTTGCTAGGCATGGAGGTGGATGTGCTCACCCCCAACAGCCTGCCCGCTAGCTTTCGGGACCAGGTGCTGCGCGAGGCGATGGCTGTATGAGCAGAGCGCACCCGCTGCGGGTAGCAGACTATTTGCAGCACATCCTGGAGGCCGTCGGCAACATTCAGGACTACACGGTGGGGATGGACTTGGCCGCCTTCCTGGCAGACCGCAAGACATGCGACGCCGTGATTCGCAACCTGGAAGTGATCGGTGAGGCCAGCAACAACGTGGCCAAGAACCACCCCGAATTCGCGCAGAAACATGCCCATGTTCCGTGGGGCTTCGCCTACGAAATGCGCAATGCACTGGCCCACGGCTATTTCACTGTGGACCTGGGCATCGTCTGGCAAACCGTGCAGAACGACCTGCCAGCTCTGCGGGCGCAAGTAGCAGCACTCTCGCTCTAGCTTGCTTCAATTTCGATAGCTGCTTGCGCTTATCCATCAAGCGCTAGAGGCCAATTTCATTCAAACAACTGACCACCACCAAAGCCCGTCCATGACGCCTTCGTTCACCCCTACCTTCGCCCATGTGCCGCCCGGCCCGCTGGCAGGTCCCTTGCAGTTGCTACCCGTCAACGCCGGTGTGGTGTCTGTACACACAGCCGATGGCGCGCATGTGGGCTCGCTCAAGCTGGTCGGCGGGGTCTGGAAGTTCAAGGCCATGGGCTACGACGCTGCTGGCCGCATGGAGCCTGGCCATGGGCCGCTGACAGGGCAACACAACATGCAGTTCGCTACGCCTGACGCGACTGAGGTGAGCGCGCGGTTGCTCGGCGCGCTGGGCGATTTGAGCTAAGCGCTGCCGAAAGAAAGCCACGAACCCTCCCGCTGGAGGCACCACCAGCAACCGTCAGGCAGTAGCCCCCGCTGAATGCCCCCCGGCGGAGCCAGCCGATGCACCAGTGGCACCTGCGCAATTGCCAGCCCCGCTAGAATCCGCGTTCTTCGAAAGAACCGTCATGGCCATGCCATGCCCATGGAAGGCTTTCATACTTTGGACCCAATGGGGATGAAGATGGACAAGCCTTTCATTTCTCTCTGCCCGGAGATCACGCGGGCCGACGCGCTGACATTGATGGACTGGTTGGAAGACGAGGACGTGACGCGCTTCCTGAGCGACTCGCGCCACGTTTCCCGCTTCATCGGGCGGGTGCAACTGCCCGTCCTGACGCATTTGTTCAATCAGGGTGGCCGCTTCTTCATGGCCTTTGACCGCCACGACGTTCCTGTGGGCTTCGTGCGCCTCGTCAAGCAGGGGGCGGAGTGCGAGATAGTCCTGGTCATCGGCAACCGGGACAACTGGGGCCGCAAGCTGGGCGCCAGCGCCATCCGCGAGGGCTTGAAACTCGCTTTCTTTGACATGCGGGCCGAGAAGCTCATCGCCAAGATCCACCCGGACAACGTGCGCTCGCTCAAAGCGTTTCTGCAGGGCGGTTTTGTGCTGGAAAACGAGTCGCCAGTGATGAAGTCGTTGTCGATGAGTTCGGAGCGCTATCTGAGGCTTCTGCGGGAAAGCCATGCAGCCCACACCTCGGACATTTACATCACCGAGATCGACAAAGCGCGGCTCAAAAATCTGGTGGAGGTAGAGCAAGGACCGACGGTGTTTGAGCTGGAGCATGAGATCGAGCGCGCCATTGTGGTCGATCCGTGGAACGTGGCCGATGATGTGGTGACGATGAACTCCAAGGCCCTGCTGCACGTGGACGACGAGGAACGCGAGGTCGCGCTGGTGTACCCCGAAGACGCAGACGAACGCGCCGGAAAGCTTTCGGTGTTCTCCGACATTGGCACCGCGATCCTGGGCTACCGAGCGGGCGATGCCTTCAGCTGGCGGATGCCGAGTCGCACCTGCCACATCCGGATCGGCAAGGTGCTGTACCAGCCCGAAGCGGCGGGCCACTACCACCTGTAGGGGTGCTTCACGCCGCCATCAGGCTGCCCAAGCAAGCGCCGTGGGTGCGGGGGTACGCATTCGGCTGGCGGGTAAATACGCTCACTTGAGAACTATCAATTTCATAGCTTCCAGCGCTTATCCATTAAGCGCTAGAGGCCAATTTAACTTCAAATCAGCCTCAATCTGGCGAAGGGCTGGACTGGCACACAAACTCTACCGCCGCACACACTGCCGCCACCTGCGCCTCGATGCACTGCTCTGGCGTGGCGCGGGGGCTGTCCGGGTAGACCTCGGTCGTCGTGGTGTAGCGCGCGCCGCTGATGCCCGCGCACAGTCCCCAGTGCTTCATCGGGTAGCGGATGACGCCCGGCGCCACCACGGGCGAGCCGATGATTTCGTTCTTGTCATCCGCAGGCGCAATGTGCGTGACGCGGCTCACGGCGTCGATGATGGCTTGCTGGAAGGTGGGCTGCGGGTTGTCGGTGTCGTCCACCAGGTAAAAGCCGTCGGGGATGCTGCCGGGCTCGAACACTTTGCCGTCGCGCGCGGCCACGGCGGGGCGGTATTCGGTTTCGTCGGTATCGGTGGTTTCGTGCAGGTCGAGGTGGGCGGCGAACTGGCCGTATTGGCCGCTGTGCTGCGCCACCAGGCGCATGAGGGCGGCGGACTCCTGCGCGGGCGAGCCTTCGCGGAAGGCGCGGTTGGGGTCGATGGCGTCGAAGTTCCAGCGCTGAAACCGCTCGTACGCCCAGGGGCTGACGCAGGGCACCACCAGCAGGTTGGCGCGGCCTGCAAAGCGGTCGGCCTGCGTATCCACAAAACGCAGCGCGCCGTGCACGCCGCTGGTTTCGTAGCCGTGCACGCCGCCGGTGACGAGCACGCTGGGTAAGTCGGGTTGCCAGTGACGGCTGCGCAGGGCCCGCAGGGGAAAGCGCTCTGCCGGGTGCTGTGCGTTGGCATAAATCACATCGCCATACATCTCCACATCGAACTGGCCCCGCAGCGCCTCAATGGCCGTGAGCACGTCGTCGGCGTAGCTGCGCTGGCGCACCTGGCGTGCGCGCCACTGGTCGCGTTCTGAGGCGCCCCAGGGTTGGCCGGGCGTGCCGATGGGATAGTGGGAATGGGTGGGTTGCATGGGTGCGTGGGATGGAGTGGCTGGTGAATGGCTAACGAGACAAAAAGGCTTGTCGCAAGGCGTTCATAGAATACCGCGATGCCCTTCCCCCTGATCCGGCCCCTGCGGCTGGCAACCTCGTCCTTCGTTCTGCTGCTCTGCGCCCTGGCCCACGCACAGAATGCCCCACCACCCGCCTCTGCCAACACCCCGGCCGCTCACCCGGCGGGCAGTGCCCCTGTGGATGGCACTGCACCCGCACCAGCGGGCACGGCGGGCACTGTGGCCGCTGCGCCCACAGCGGCCGACGCGGCGCTGCTGTCGCGCGATGCGCGGCGCATTTACGAGTTGTCGCGCGACAAGCTGGTGCAGATCCGCACGCTGCTGCGCAATGCCAACACGCAGGCGTCGATTGGTTCGGGCTTTTTTGTGTCGGCCGACGGGCTGATCGTCACCAACTTTCATGTGGCCAGCCAACTGGCGCTGGAGCCCGAGCGCTACCGGGGCGTGTATGTGACGATGGAGGGGCAGGAGGGCGAGGTCGAGCTGCTGGCGTTTGACGTGCAGCACGACCTGGCCGTGCTGCGCGCCAAAGAGCGCAAGGCAGCGGCGCCCGTGCTGGGCTTTCGGCCTGCCGCCGAAGCCTTGGCGCAGGGCGAGCGCATCTACTCACTGGGCAACCCGCTCGACATCGGCTTTGCCGTGACCGAGGGCACCTACAACGGGCTGGTCAAGCGCAGCTTTTACCCGCGCATCTTTTTTGGCGGCGCGCTCAACCCCGGCATGAGCGGTGGCCCGGCGGTGGACGATGCGGGCCGGGTGCTGGGCGTGAACGTGGCCAAGCGGCTCGATGGCGAGCAGGTCAGCTTCTTGATCCCGGCCGAGTTTGCGCAGGCGCTGGTGCAGCGTGCGGCCAACGCAGAGCCCATCACCCAGGCCGCGCATGCCGAGATGACGCGGCAGCTGATGGAACACCAGCAACTGCTGACAGACCGGTTCTTGAAAGCGCCGTTTCGCGAGCAGCGCCACGGCAACTACCGCCTGCCGGTGCCCGACGATGCGCTGGCGCGCTGCTGGGGCTCGGGGCGCGACCCGAATTTTCCCGGTCTGAATCTGGAGCGCACGCAGTGCCAGGCCGACAGCGACGTGGTGGCCGGGGACTTCAGCACCGGCGCGGTGCGCCTGTCTTACGAGGCCTACAACGCGCCCACGCTGGGCGCTGCACGGTTTGCCCGGGTATTCTCAAAAAGCTTTGAAAACGAGCGGCTGCAGACACGCGGCAACCGCCACCAGACGGCGGCCGAGTGCACCGAGCGGTTTGTAGACCCCGGCACCGTGCCGCTGCGGGCGGTGGTGTGCCTGTCGGCCTACCGCAAGCTGACCGGTCTGTACAACATGACCGTGCTGGCCGCCTCGGTCAACCAGCCCACGCAGGGCGTGCTGGGCCGCCTGGATGTGCAAGGCATTGCGTTTGATAACGGCATGAAGCTGGCCAGCCACTACCTCAAGGCGTTTCGCTGGGAGGCCGCACCATGAGCACGATGCCGACCCTGGGGCTGATCGAAGCCTTTGACCGCCACGGCGCGCTGCTGGCGCGCGCGCCCATCACGCACTGGCCCGTGACGGTGGGCCGGGCGCTGGACTGCGACCTGGTGCTGGACGACCCGTTTGTGGCGCCCACGCACCTGCGTATCGACCGCGCAGCAGACGGCCCGCGCGCAGTGCAGGTGGAGGTGCTGGAGACACGCAACGGCGCGCGCCTGCAGCGCAAGCGCCACGGCCAGGGCGAGCGCTTTGACTGGCCCGACGGCACCCCCGTTGACCTGGGTCGCACGCACATCGCCTTGCGCCTGGCCGACACGGCCATTGCCGACGAGCAGGCTCTGCCGCTGTTTCCGTGGCGCATGCTGGCCATGACGGCCGCTTGGGTGGTGCTGATGGTGGCTGCTGCGGCGGGGTCGTCGTGGCTGGAGGCACGCGACGCGTCGCAATACCTGAAGTCGCTGCCTGTCGTGCTGCTGAGCACGCTGATGGTGCTGTGCGCCTGGTCGGGCATGTGGGCGGTGGCCAACAAGGTGTTTGCCGGCCAGCTGCGGTTCTGGCGCCATGTGCGCATTGCCTGCGCTGCGGCCCTGGGGGCCGATGTGGTGCAGCTGGTGAGCAACCTGACCGCATTCGCTTTCTCGCTGGAGGTTTTTTCGCAGTTCGCCAATCTGCTGGCCGTGCTGGTGCTGGCGGCGGCGCTGTATGCCCATCTGGCCACCGTGCTGCCACGCCGCCGCGTGGGCCTGGCCTGGGCGGTGGCCGCCGTGGTGGCATTGGGCGTGCCGTCGTGGCTGGGTGCGCAGTGGCTCAACCGCATGCGGCTGACGAACGAGCTGTACATGAGCAGCCTGTTCCCCCCCAGCCTGCGCGTGGCCCCGGCCGTGCCGGTGGATCAGCTTCTGCAAGACGCCGAGTCGCTGCGCAGCAAACTCGACCGCCGCCTGCGCGATGACGGCCAGGCAGACGAGGACGACGAGTAGGCCACCTGACGGACTGCGTCTACCCAGCGTCTATCCAACCTCTACCCAGCCCCCTCCATTGCCCCATGCGCCGCCGCAAACCGCACCACCACGTCTACGTGGTCGAGCTCTCCAAAGACGTGCTGCTGGAGCCGCGCTTTCGCAAATGCAACCCCGGCTACGTCGACGGCAAGCCCTGCGTGTACGTAGGCATGACGGGGCTGGACCCGGACGTGCGGTTTGACAAACACAAGGCGGGCATCCAGGCCAACCGGTTTGTGACGCAATACGGCCTGCGCCTGCTGCCGGACCTGTACGAGGGACATGGGAGTTAATCCATTTTCAATGCGACATGGTAGTCAAATAAAAAGTGACAACCTGAGTGGTACTCAGTAGATTGAAACAAGTACAAGCATCCATTCTTCTTGTTTAGGTTGTTACTGGCTTCTCTACTAAGGCTTAGTGGGCAAGTGGGCTGCCTGCAAGTGCTTGCACTTTTCCACGGCAACCGCGTCAGTGCCTGGGAGCAGCGGGAAACCCGCGCACCCGCAGGGCTGTCTACAACCTCGTGGTGCAGACAGGCGGGTTTTCCACGGCGGTCGGATTCAACTTCGGAGGTTGTTGATGAAGCGCACAGTACCTCGTAAAGTTGTTGTACCTGCATTTCAACTTACCCAGGAATGTGAGTTGGACGAGGTAGGAGCTGTCGAGCGGCGGTTCTGTGATAGCCGTGGTGGGAGTTCCTGTAACTCGTATCACTTCCGTCCATCCTCCTCCGGTCAAGCCAGTGCATGGAACCTGTTTGCGTTCGCCTTGGACTCACAGGGGCGACCATGGGACTTAGCGACGGTGTACCTGCTTGAGCATGTTCAAGAGGTACAACGGCCTGAGATGGCGACGTACCATGCCCTGGCGGACGATCTCGGTGCCTATCGGCACTGGCTTGATGTCCAGAAGAGCCAGGATCTCCTATTTGAGTTTCCAAAGAACATCCTGGAGAGGGTGACGTACTGAACCGCCCCGCGTTTTGAGGAGGCTCTTTTCTCTGAGAGGATTGAGCCATGAGCAAGAAGTCGAACCAGTTTTCACCTGAGGTCCGCGAGCGCGCTGTTCGCATGGTGCGTGAGCACCGAGGCGAGTACCCCTCGCTGTGGGCTGCCATTGAATCCATCGCCCCCAAGATTGGCTGCGTGCCGCAGACCTTGCACGAGTGGGTCAAGCGTGCCGAGGTCGATTCCGGCGTGCGTGAGGGCATCACCACCTCCGAGCGTGAACGGATGAAGGTGCTGGAGCGCGAGGTCAAAGAACTGCGCAAAGCCAACGAGATCTTGAAGCTGGCCAGCGCGTTTTTCGCCCAGGCGGAACTCGACCGCCGTCTGAAGCCCTGAAGGGCTTCATCGATCAGCATCGACAGGCCTACGGGGTCGAGTCGATCTGCAAGGTGCTGCAGATCGCCCCGTCAGGCTATTGGCGTCATGCCGCCCGTCAACGCAATCCACGGCTGCGCTGTCCGCGCGCCCAACGTGATGACACCCTGGTGCCGCATATTGAGCGCGTCTGGCAGGCCAACATGCGGGTCTATGGCGCCGACAAGATCTGGAAACAGATGAACCGCGAAGGGCTGTCCATTGCCCGCTGCACGGTCGAGCGCTTGATGAAGCGCCTGGGATTGCAGGGCGTGCGCCGTGGCAAGGTGGTTCGCACCACCATCAGCGACATGAAAGCACCGTGCCCGCTGGATCGGGTCAACAGACAGTTCAAGGCCGAGCGGCCCAACCAGCTGTGGGTCTCGGACTTCACGTACGTCTCAACCTGGCAGGGGTGGCTGTACGTGGCCTTCGTGATCGACGTATACGCCAGGCGCATTGTGGGGTGGAGGGTCAGCACCTCCATGCAAACGGAATTCGTTCTGGATGCCCTGGAGCAGGCCCTGTATGCCAGGCAACCCGAGCGTGATGGCGCATTGATTCATCACTCCGACAGGGGGTCGCAATACGTCAGCATCCGCTACAGCGAACGGCTGTCAGAGGCAGGCATCGAGCCCTCGGTGGGCAGCAAGGGCGACAGCTATGACAACGCTTTGGCTGAGACGATCAACGGTCTGTACAAGGCCGAGGTGATTCATCGACGGTCCTGGCCAACTCGTGAATCGGTAGAGCTGGCAACGCTGGAATGGGTGTCTTGGTTCAACCATCACAGGCTGCTCGGACCCATCGGATACATACCGCCGGCAGAGGCTGAGGCAAACTACTACCGGCAACTCGCCAGTCAGTCCTCCATGGTGGCGGCCTGACTTAAACCAACCGGCCTCCACGAAACCCGGGGCGGTTCATACCGGTACTACGGTCACCTCAAGAATCAGGTCTTCCTGGGTGAATTGGCGGCAAGCACGGCCGCACACCGAATGCACACGGTGATTGACTTTTACAAGTTTCTTGCCAAGGCTGAGTACTTCATACCTGAACATCCTGCCTGGAAGACGAGACAAGTGAATCTGGCCTTCAAGACCATATACGGGGCCCAGGTTGTCAAGAACGTAGAGACGACGGACCTGCACATAGAGGCCCCCAAAGCCAATGATGCCTTTCGTGAGACGATTCTAGACGGTGGTGAGCTCCGGCCCCTTACATCTGTTGAGCAGAGGTGGCTCCTTGATGCCCTGTTGGCCATCGGGAACACGGAGATGTACCTGCTGCACTGGTTCATGATTGCCACCGGCGCGCGCATACAGACCGCTTGTACGTTGAGAGTCGGATTCTTCCTCGGGCATCCGCATGCCTTTGGCGGTCATCTGGCCGGTGGGAGGCAGGTTGTCAAGTTGAAGTGCGGACCAGGGACGCTGATCGACACCAAAGGTGGCAAGCACGGAATTCTGCATATTCCTCAAGCGTTGTTTGAAGCCATGCGAACCTACGCGCACAGTGACCGTGCCAAAACTCGTCGCAGAGCCGCAAAGCGAGGAGATCAACAGAACCAGTACTTGTTTCTCACCAACAGGGGCCAGCCGTACTACTTGAGCAAGGACGATGCACGGGTATTTGACCCTGAACACACTAGTAGCTACCTGTGCGATGGTGGAACTGTTCGCAAGTTCGTGTCTGACCGTTTGCTTCCTGCAATACGAGAACGCCACGATCAGCAGTTTCATTTCAAGATCCATGATCTCCGAGCGACCTTTGGCATGAACTGTGTTGACCTCCTCATGCCCCGAGTGCAGAAGGGAGAGATCACCCTGAGCAAGGTACTCGGCACGGTGCAAGAACTGATGTGGCATTCCAGTCTGCAGACTACCGAGAGGTATCTGCAATACCGCAGCCGTATGCAAGTGATTTACGCAGCCATCGACGGATACGGTGAGCAGGTACAGGCCTGGATTGCGGGTGCCAATTCTTTGCGAGGTTCGGATGAGTGAGAACTCGCCCAGCATGTTTGTCGGACGGAATGTTGAGATTGTGGACTTGCCGTTGCCGAACGAGGCGCGGCTTCCGCATCCTGAGCGAGTCATGGTCCGAGTTGCAGGACATGTCCACGACATCGGCGCGTATTGTTATACATCTCGTTCACCTAAGAAACGCAAAGCCAATGGTTGTACGGAAGTCGCCCTGAAAAGCTTCCAGAATGACCGCATTTCGCAGGTGCGGGGATTGATCAGGACACTGTCCAAGCTCATCACGGTAGGGGGTTTACGTCCCTATACGGTCAATGGGCACTGCGAATTTTTGAAGAATCTGATGGATTGGGCTGACCGCAATGGCCATGCCCAATGCCTGGCAGGCGGTGCTAACACCTATGATGCCTACCGGCACTATGCTGCGGATGTGGAAGACGGCTACCGCCGACAGCTATTCGGTAGCACCAATGCATTCCAAAAACAGACGTTCAACCTCAAGCTTCTGGAAGCGTTGACCGGTCTCACGGACCTGGCCAAGGGGATTCGACTGGTGCGAAAAAACAGCAGGGAATCCCTCGGTACTGAACCCGTCAATCTGCACGACTTCGCCCGTGTGCTGGCGATCAATGAGGCATTATTCGAGGGCTTAACGGATCTGGTCCTGGAGCAAAAGCACTTCCCATACCGCGTGCAAATGCCCGCCGGTCTCGGCTGGGAAGAAAACTATCTTTGGGTGTTTCCAAATTCGAAGTGGTTCCAATCGCCAAAGCACCAAGGATCGCCGGAAGGTCACCGCAAGATCTACGACTACCGGAATGGGCGGCTTGCACGAGAGGATGATGGTGGCGCTGGATACGATCAATCAGCGGTATGGCAAAGGCACCGTGCATTCAGGCGCCACGGGGGGCACCAACAAGGGCAAGGACTGGGGGATGAAGCAGGAGAGGCGCACACCGCAATACACGACTCGGTGGGAGGATGTGCCGGTTGCTCGGGCTTGAAAATGGGCAGGCTGCCACGCCGGACGTCGGATCTGCAGCGATTGCGGTCTTACAGTGATGCGCCCGCGACTGACGGCAACATCGACGTCTTCGGACGTTCGCGAAGCCACAACGTCATGAGCCGGGCACACTGACCGAGAAGGTTAGGGTCTGGGAACTGAGCGATGTCTCATGTTCTCGATCCCTACGTTGCGGTCCCTCTGACGAAGCATGCTAGGAGCATGATCCCACTCCGGAGCCCACGCGGTAGGCGGCTGCGCCCGTCTGGAGCAGCGTGAACCGGCCTGGACTGGCGAGCGCAGGAACTACGCGGCCGAGATCTGGAGCCTACCTATGTACCAGACCGGTTCGAGCAATCCAAACGTATTCGAGTCAAGCCGAACCAGGCCGCAACCAACATGCTCGCCGCCCGGTGCATGCGCGCGCGGCGAGCAAGCGACTAGAGTCACGCGACGATGTGTCCACACCAGGGAGGAATCACACGCCGCGGCCGCGCGGCAGAATGGTGCACCCAGACACACACGCACCACGATGCAGCACCAGAAATGAACGAAGAGTGGATTCTCCAGAAAAAAGAAACTCGCCGCCTGTTCTCAACCGCAACCTGGGTGCCCTTGAGGGCATCCGTGAAAGACGAAAAGGGTGACGTTAGAGAGGCAGTCCACTCCAGCGAATACTTTGGATTAGGGTCTGCTGCGTTTCCGCCAGAGCAGCGGGCATTCGTTGAGGAGCGCTTAGGCTGGGGCAACTTGGGCATCGGCCACACGGTGGAGCCGTATGCCTACAAGGACGGCTACGCATCCATCGACCAATACCAATACAACGACAAGGAGCCCATCGGCGTCAACCTTGTCTTTGAACACCCGCAACCCGTAGTCGGCGGCAGGCAATGGATCTTGAATCCCGATCTAGTCGTGGCGCTCGGCCTTATAAAGGAAGGGACGAACTGGGTAAGGCCAAAAGAAAACTTCGTTGTCGTTGCACGTGAAGTCCTCGACAAGGACAACGAACATACCCTGATCGAAATCAAGCGTGAGTTTCTACTTGATTACTTGGCAGCCAGGAACCTATCGCTGCGACTCTCCTATTACCGGCAAAGAGTGGAAAACGTACCCGCGCTTGAAAAGAGCGAGTATGCAAATCTGAAAGAGCACGAGGAAGAACGCGACGGCGGACGATTTGAACTTCTAATTCGCGAAGTCAACAAAGTATTCGGTGGTACTTGGGCTATGTTTCGTATGTGGCGAAATGACGTTGATGAGGAAGAAGACGCGCCCGTAATGGGACCGGACAACGACGGAAACACTAGCCATGAACAGTCGCAAGGCGAACGTGGCGGCTATCAAGGTATTCGAGTTGAAGGCGAATTCTGGCGAGACGAATGGATCGACCACCAATCGCGAAGCATTCGAGTTCGTGGAGATGAAGACACGAACCTTCCTCAATTCATCGTGGAGACTGACGGTACGCGCATGCCCTCCGCCAAGCTGGATAACGAGGACATTGGCCGCTGGCTGTGGTTCCGATCCAGCGTGGTCAACGAACTT
It contains:
- a CDS encoding NYN domain-containing protein, with amino-acid sequence MATNTNQKLAVLIDADNAQASVVQELLAEVSRYGTATIKRAYGDWTTTNLKGWKDVLHKLAIQPIQQFSYTSGKNSTDASLIIDAMDVLHDDTVDGFCLVSSDSDFTRLATRIREEGKVVYGFGERKTPEPFVAACDKFIYTEILRTEQVLEKDEPKVEPVAVADVRTLQPLIIAAIDANAREDGWAALGGVGSHISKINPAFDPRNYGFKKLSELVRSLKYLEVKELPLVRPDGVTLSNVQIRTKRVS
- a CDS encoding addiction module protein; protein product: MTTTAEALSAQAAQLPPAERIELVVRILDSLDQTDGAMDTLWAKEAGDRLTAYRRSEVKAVSLSDAIEKHQVNNMRAASVPTTPASDLAQAALAALSRAGLRAAEDALRANTHMVVAVDGKVLYESPQDYLRKRDEPATQPNAKPRA
- a CDS encoding nucleotidyltransferase family protein is translated as MHPAIAQHRSGIAAICQRYGIQRLEVFGSAARASDFDPAHGDADFLVEFAPGVEPGLQSFFGAKADLEALLGRGVDLVEPGAVRNPYMLASINRYRAIIFSAED
- a CDS encoding nucleotidyltransferase family protein — encoded protein: MRPSEALSLHRSQIREIALRHRVSSVRVFGSALHGDDTADSDLDLLVEPTAQTTLMDIGAIRFELKQLLGMEVDVLTPNSLPASFRDQVLREAMAV
- a CDS encoding DUF86 domain-containing protein; protein product: MSRAHPLRVADYLQHILEAVGNIQDYTVGMDLAAFLADRKTCDAVIRNLEVIGEASNNVAKNHPEFAQKHAHVPWGFAYEMRNALAHGYFTVDLGIVWQTVQNDLPALRAQVAALSL
- a CDS encoding bifunctional GNAT family N-acetyltransferase/nucleoside diphosphate kinase regulator, with product MDKPFISLCPEITRADALTLMDWLEDEDVTRFLSDSRHVSRFIGRVQLPVLTHLFNQGGRFFMAFDRHDVPVGFVRLVKQGAECEIVLVIGNRDNWGRKLGASAIREGLKLAFFDMRAEKLIAKIHPDNVRSLKAFLQGGFVLENESPVMKSLSMSSERYLRLLRESHAAHTSDIYITEIDKARLKNLVEVEQGPTVFELEHEIERAIVVDPWNVADDVVTMNSKALLHVDDEEREVALVYPEDADERAGKLSVFSDIGTAILGYRAGDAFSWRMPSRTCHIRIGKVLYQPEAAGHYHL
- a CDS encoding M14 family metallocarboxypeptidase: MQPTHSHYPIGTPGQPWGASERDQWRARQVRQRSYADDVLTAIEALRGQFDVEMYGDVIYANAQHPAERFPLRALRSRHWQPDLPSVLVTGGVHGYETSGVHGALRFVDTQADRFAGRANLLVVPCVSPWAYERFQRWNFDAIDPNRAFREGSPAQESAALMRLVAQHSGQYGQFAAHLDLHETTDTDETEYRPAVAARDGKVFEPGSIPDGFYLVDDTDNPQPTFQQAIIDAVSRVTHIAPADDKNEIIGSPVVAPGVIRYPMKHWGLCAGISGARYTTTTEVYPDSPRATPEQCIEAQVAAVCAAVEFVCQSSPSPD
- a CDS encoding S1 family peptidase is translated as MPFPLIRPLRLATSSFVLLLCALAHAQNAPPPASANTPAAHPAGSAPVDGTAPAPAGTAGTVAAAPTAADAALLSRDARRIYELSRDKLVQIRTLLRNANTQASIGSGFFVSADGLIVTNFHVASQLALEPERYRGVYVTMEGQEGEVELLAFDVQHDLAVLRAKERKAAAPVLGFRPAAEALAQGERIYSLGNPLDIGFAVTEGTYNGLVKRSFYPRIFFGGALNPGMSGGPAVDDAGRVLGVNVAKRLDGEQVSFLIPAEFAQALVQRAANAEPITQAAHAEMTRQLMEHQQLLTDRFLKAPFREQRHGNYRLPVPDDALARCWGSGRDPNFPGLNLERTQCQADSDVVAGDFSTGAVRLSYEAYNAPTLGAARFARVFSKSFENERLQTRGNRHQTAAECTERFVDPGTVPLRAVVCLSAYRKLTGLYNMTVLAASVNQPTQGVLGRLDVQGIAFDNGMKLASHYLKAFRWEAAP